In the Pseudomonas orientalis genome, one interval contains:
- the dapD gene encoding 2,3,4,5-tetrahydropyridine-2,6-dicarboxylate N-succinyltransferase, which yields MSHSLFSLGFGVGTQNRQGAWLEVFYAQPLLNPSAEIVAAIAPILGYTEGNQAITFTISQALQLADALKNVDATQAALLNRLAESHTPLVATLLAEDAALTSTPEAYLKLHLLSHRLVKPHGLSLAGVFPQLPNVAWTSQGAIDINELAERQLEARLRGELLEVFSVDKFPKMTDYVVPSGVRIADAARLRLGAYVGEGTTVMHEGFVNFNAGTEGPGMIEGRVSAGVFVGKGSDLGGGCSTMGTLSGGGNIVIKVGEGCLIGANAGIGIPLGDRNTVESGLYVTAGTKVALLDEKNQLVKVVKARELAGQPDLLFRRNSETGAVECKTHKSAIELNEALHAHN from the coding sequence ATGTCCCATTCCCTGTTCAGCCTGGGCTTCGGCGTCGGCACTCAGAACCGCCAAGGTGCTTGGCTGGAAGTGTTTTACGCACAGCCCCTGCTCAACCCGTCGGCAGAAATCGTCGCGGCCATCGCACCGATCCTGGGTTACACCGAAGGTAATCAAGCGATAACGTTCACCATCAGCCAGGCGCTGCAACTGGCCGACGCGCTCAAAAACGTCGATGCCACCCAAGCTGCGCTGCTCAATCGACTCGCCGAGAGCCACACCCCGCTGGTCGCGACACTGTTGGCCGAAGACGCCGCACTGACCTCCACGCCAGAGGCTTACCTCAAGCTGCACCTGCTGTCCCATCGCCTGGTCAAGCCCCATGGCCTGAGCCTGGCCGGTGTATTCCCGCAGCTGCCGAACGTGGCGTGGACCAGCCAGGGCGCCATCGATATCAATGAGCTGGCCGAACGCCAGCTGGAAGCGCGCCTGCGGGGCGAGCTGCTGGAAGTGTTCTCGGTGGACAAATTCCCGAAAATGACCGACTACGTGGTGCCGAGCGGTGTGCGTATCGCTGACGCAGCCCGCCTGCGCCTGGGCGCCTATGTCGGCGAAGGCACCACCGTCATGCACGAAGGCTTCGTCAACTTCAACGCCGGCACCGAAGGCCCGGGCATGATCGAAGGCCGTGTATCGGCGGGCGTGTTCGTCGGCAAGGGTTCGGACCTGGGCGGCGGCTGCTCCACCATGGGCACCCTGTCGGGTGGCGGCAACATTGTGATCAAGGTCGGCGAAGGCTGCCTGATCGGCGCCAATGCCGGTATCGGTATCCCGCTGGGCGACCGCAACACCGTGGAGTCCGGCCTGTATGTGACCGCCGGGACCAAGGTTGCGCTGCTGGACGAGAAGAACCAACTGGTCAAAGTGGTCAAGGCGCGTGAACTGGCCGGCCAGCCGGACCTGCTGTTCCGCCGCAACTCCGAGACCGGTGCCGTGGAGTGCAAAACCCACAAATCGGCCATCGAACTGAACGAAGCGCTGCACGCTCACAACTAA
- the tcdA gene encoding tRNA cyclic N6-threonylcarbamoyladenosine(37) synthase TcdA, with the protein MSTEDPRFAGVARLYGIEGLERLKAAHVAIVGVGGVGSWAAEAMARCGVGEISLFDLDDVCVSNSNRQLHALDSTVGKPKVEVMADRLRGINPACTVHAVADFVTRDTMAEYITPNIDCVIDCIDAVNAKAALIAWCKRRKIQIITTGGAGGQIDPTLIQVCDLNRTFNDPLASKVRSTLRRDYGFSRTVTRHYSVPCVFSTEQLRYPKPDGSICLQKSFVGDGVKLDCAGGFGAVMMVTATFGMVAATKAVDKIVAGVRRPSERVKPT; encoded by the coding sequence ATGAGCACAGAAGATCCGAGGTTTGCAGGCGTCGCCCGCTTATATGGCATTGAAGGCCTGGAGCGCTTGAAAGCGGCCCATGTGGCGATCGTCGGCGTCGGTGGCGTGGGCTCGTGGGCGGCGGAAGCCATGGCCCGTTGCGGGGTGGGCGAGATTTCGCTGTTTGACCTGGATGATGTCTGCGTCAGCAACAGCAACCGCCAGTTGCATGCACTGGACAGCACCGTGGGCAAACCCAAGGTCGAGGTGATGGCTGATCGCCTGCGCGGCATCAACCCGGCGTGCACGGTGCATGCGGTGGCGGACTTTGTGACCCGCGACACCATGGCCGAGTACATCACGCCCAATATCGACTGCGTGATCGACTGCATCGACGCGGTCAACGCCAAGGCGGCGCTGATCGCCTGGTGCAAGCGGCGCAAGATCCAGATCATTACCACCGGCGGCGCCGGCGGGCAGATCGACCCCACGCTGATCCAGGTGTGCGACCTGAACCGCACGTTCAATGACCCGCTGGCCTCGAAAGTGCGCTCCACCCTGCGCCGTGACTATGGTTTCTCACGCACGGTGACCCGCCATTACAGCGTGCCCTGTGTGTTTTCCACCGAACAGCTGCGCTATCCCAAGCCGGACGGCAGTATCTGTTTGCAGAAGAGTTTTGTTGGCGACGGAGTGAAGTTGGACTGCGCGGGCGGGTTTGGCGCTGTGATGATGGTCACGGCAACGTTCGGCATGGTGGCGGCGACCAAGGCGGTGGACAAGATTGTGGCCGGGGTGCGCAGGCCGTCTGAGCGGGTCAAGCCCACCTGA
- a CDS encoding aminotransferase class V-fold PLP-dependent enzyme: MLVPSPWRADFPAIATLQRQDQTYLDSAATTQKPQALLDAISHYYANGAANVHRAQHLPGAHATQAFEDSRSKAAQWLNASDSGQVVFTHGATSALNLLAYGLEHLFNAGDEIAISALEHHANLLPWQQLAKRRALTLVVLPLTNDGVLDLDAATRLIGPRTRLLAVSQLSNVLGAWQPLDTLLGLARLHGALTVVDGAQGIVHGRHDVQALGCDFYVFSSHKLYGPDGVGVLYGRNEALHHLRHWQFGGEMVQQADYNSASFRPAPLGFEAGTPPIAGVIGLGATLDYLASLDQQAVVRHEAALHDYLLRGLKARKGVCVLGTPQVALVSFVVEGVHNADLAHLLTEQGIAVRAGHHCAMPLLKMMNLSGAIRVSLALYNDSDDLERFFEALDRALDMLR, from the coding sequence ATGCTTGTGCCCTCCCCCTGGCGCGCTGACTTTCCAGCCATCGCCACCCTGCAACGGCAGGACCAGACCTACCTGGACAGCGCCGCCACCACGCAGAAACCTCAAGCCCTGTTGGACGCGATCAGCCATTACTACGCCAACGGCGCAGCCAATGTGCACCGTGCCCAGCATTTGCCTGGGGCCCATGCGACCCAGGCATTTGAAGACAGTCGCAGCAAGGCGGCGCAGTGGTTGAATGCGAGCGACAGCGGGCAGGTGGTGTTTACCCACGGCGCAACCTCTGCGCTGAACCTCCTGGCTTACGGCCTGGAGCATTTATTCAATGCGGGCGATGAAATTGCCATCAGCGCCCTGGAGCACCACGCCAACCTGCTGCCCTGGCAGCAACTGGCCAAGCGTCGCGCCCTGACATTGGTGGTATTGCCGCTGACCAATGACGGCGTGCTTGACCTTGATGCCGCCACCCGGCTGATCGGCCCGCGCACGCGACTGTTGGCGGTAAGCCAGTTATCTAACGTACTCGGGGCCTGGCAGCCCCTCGACACCTTGCTGGGGCTGGCCCGCCTGCACGGCGCGCTGACGGTGGTCGACGGCGCCCAGGGCATCGTGCATGGGCGCCACGACGTACAAGCCCTGGGCTGCGATTTCTACGTATTTTCCAGCCACAAGCTGTACGGCCCGGACGGGGTCGGCGTGCTCTACGGCCGTAACGAAGCGTTGCATCACCTGCGCCACTGGCAGTTTGGCGGTGAAATGGTGCAACAGGCCGATTACAACAGCGCCAGCTTCCGCCCTGCCCCGCTGGGTTTTGAAGCCGGCACGCCGCCGATTGCCGGTGTGATCGGCCTGGGGGCGACGCTGGATTACCTGGCCTCGCTGGATCAACAGGCGGTGGTCAGGCATGAAGCGGCGCTGCACGACTATTTATTGCGCGGCTTGAAGGCGCGCAAGGGTGTATGTGTATTGGGTACGCCGCAGGTGGCGCTGGTCAGCTTCGTGGTCGAGGGCGTGCACAATGCCGACCTCGCGCATCTGCTGACCGAACAAGGGATTGCCGTGCGTGCCGGCCATCACTGCGCGATGCCGTTGCTGAAGATGATGAATCTGTCAGGAGCAATCCGGGTTTCCCTGGCGCTCTACAACGATTCCGACGACTTGGAGCGCTTTTTTGAAGCGCTGGATCGGGCGCTGGATATGCTGCGATGA
- a CDS encoding SufE family protein — MSLPLDAQAALEAFQAVGSWEQRARMLMQWGERLPVLADDEKVDANLVNGCESLVWLTGRLQHGHWQFAASSDARMIRGLVALLLARVNGLSAAELRAVDLPEWFNQLGLSRQLSPSRSNGLNAVLQRMRELSRTQH, encoded by the coding sequence ATGAGCTTGCCGCTGGATGCGCAAGCCGCGCTGGAAGCCTTTCAGGCCGTTGGCAGTTGGGAGCAGCGCGCGCGGATGCTGATGCAATGGGGTGAACGTTTGCCCGTCCTGGCTGATGACGAAAAGGTCGACGCCAACCTGGTGAACGGTTGCGAAAGCCTGGTGTGGCTGACCGGCCGCTTGCAGCACGGCCATTGGCAGTTTGCCGCGAGCAGCGACGCGCGGATGATTCGTGGATTGGTGGCGCTGTTGTTGGCGCGGGTAAACGGGCTGTCGGCCGCTGAGTTGCGGGCGGTTGATCTGCCTGAGTGGTTCAATCAACTGGGCTTGTCGCGCCAGTTGTCACCGTCGCGCAGCAACGGTTTGAATGCGGTCTTGCAGCGCATGCGCGAATTAAGCCGTACACAACACTAA